In Ooceraea biroi isolate clonal line C1 chromosome 1, Obir_v5.4, whole genome shotgun sequence, the genomic stretch AGTAATGTTAACTTTTAAACATTTTGATTTGATTGACTGGATAAAATGCGCATGCCAATTAAATGGAACTGACTGATATTTGAACTGAAGTTAAAGCATTATTTGTGCAAACGAGTCCGTCATATGTTTATACAGCGCTAAACATAGAGAATAATTTCGTCTTTGTAAAAGCAtgtctaaatatatataaaagtgcatatacgtaattataaaagtacgtatatttttaaaaatgtaaaaatgaataattattaaatagcttaaatataaataacctatagttatataaaatgtaattatgaaaaaatgatggttaattacttaacacaAATAGATTGGTACATAAGGtatcttaaataaaataactattttattataaagcaatatgaatttattattgttatggaaatctattatatttaaaagtttcaGTATTGCGTTATCACATCAGCATGATTACCAACATAAATTACTTGTCTTCAGTCATTTAAAGTATAATTAGCACCGTTTTTTAATACGGGAATTTAATACCAAATATTCTGTTTGCAAGTTTCGTCAATCCATGGAGGTCCAGCCCCTTTTCTCTAGTCTGTACAATGAAGTTTTTGTAGGTCTCATTAACATACAGCTTAGTGACGATTATTTGCAATTCCGGGCTCTTCATCCTCGCAATGAATTCAGAAAAGACCTTGGAAGTCCTCAGCTTTAATCTGTAGAGAACGTCGATTTTGTCCAGAGGCAACAAGTCATAAAGATCCTTTAACATACCCTGCATGCCATCGCCAATCTTCAGCCCTCCAATCGAAGAATCAATGAGACTCTCTATTTCGGGTGGTATATAATCCTCCATGCCGATAGCCTTATGAAACTCTTTCAAACCGTTGATCATATCGAGTCCACTCTGTTGCATGTACACAACTAATGCTTTGAATTCATCGAGAGCTTCGACAGCGCGCAACAGATCGTGGAATTCGGTTGTGAACATGTACAGGAAAGCGTTACGTACTTGTTCATCTTCATTCATATAAGTAATCATTACTTCAAGGAATTTCTCCATCGGGAGAAGATCATAGAAGTCCTGAAACTCTTCTATTAGCGTGCGCTCTTGGGGAGTATTTGGCACGGTGATGCCGAAGACGACGAGCAGGATATCCGCTATGATGTGCACCTTCACTCCGCTGTGCTTCAGACCGTTCAGGATAATTTGGAAAGACTTGATTTTGTAAACCTTGTTAACGATCTGCTGAAAGTTGTCGGACTTGATCTGGTTGATGAAGTCGACAAAGGCTGGCGAGGACTTTATCTTTTGCGCGTAGGTGGTGATAAAAACATCGTAATTGAACAGTTGCTTGATTTCTCTGAAGAAGCCTCTGATGCCACCGGTCCTCCTGTATGGCATGGGCATGTCAAATAAACTCATCTCAGGTGGTTCAAGTTCTTTGATGCCGAAAATTCTGTTGATGTTGTTGACCACTTCATAAATTTTGACGCCTTCTTTCTGCAGATAGTTAAACAGATTGAGCACCTCGGGGATGGTTTGGAATTCTGTTATGAAATTTTTGATCAGGGTTGAAGTCTGGAGGTGTTTAACAGCATCTTGTATTTCAGGATCGTGCTTCAAGTAATAATTGAAGACTCTTGCAACTCGTCTCGCAGGAATTAAATCTAGGAAGTCCTGGAGATCCTCGTGAAGGGAACCACTGCCGAAATCTGGGAACTGATGAGCTTGTCCCAGACCAATGACGGCCAAAATGGCAAACAGCGCCAATGACAGCTTCATCTGAAAAATacaacatatataaatatgaatttttttcatgtgcataaatatgatatataaatttttagaaatcTATTAATGTTTGCAATTATGATTGAATTATGCAGAACATTTCCatatgaatttaaaataaatgacaaGTATATGACAATtggttaattaaattctttttgagcaatttcttaattaaataattgtttaagaaagaaaaatgcaatttatttagcCTATTTGtacaaagagagagattttattatatagaagttaagtcgaaattaatttcaataactATTAGTTTGGAGCTTATAATTAatacgtttttattaaaataaattaactttatattatttgtagaACATCTCTGTGCATTAGTTGAAACTGTAATAGATagactataataataaaactatagTGTTATATAAAGgagaaataaagtttttgcagagacgtaaaaaaatactttttacttACCGTGACAGCTATGGATGTGTTGTGCTTTGACATCTGAGAATAATTACCGTACATTTATATACTCGAAATATATCACTGTGTAAAGGGATTGGATAGAGGGTTAGATAAGATTATAATCAGATGAAGATATTGATACATCAGAAATCTAAGGAGATTACTTGATAAGTTTTTTAGCAAATAACAAATCTAAAATCCAGCATTGATTGTTTTTCTTAACATTCcgtttttatttaagataATGCCCTttgctaaaattattttcagtttgtattatatgttaatatatgcattattatatcatttatgaCCAACTCCATGTATATTAGATTTATTCAACAACATTTATTGCAGCTAAAATGTACGATAGTATatgtttacaataatttataatataacgtgATATTAAGAAAGTTgctattattatctttatctgTTTTGATGCAAGTTACATTAAAGATAAAGAACAAAAACCTAAAAAAACTTGTCTCCCGGTGTGTCGAGTGCTTTTCTTATGTAATGTAATCATTTCTCATAAGCTACGTTATCTTCTCAGACAGCTTAATATCTTATTGAAAGTGCTAAACATATTAGTCATTTATTCGCATCTTATAAGAAGATTAGATGCTCTTGATACAATACACTTGATGCAATAACACTTTTGCTTTTTAGATTTTcgattacagaattattagaCGTAATAGAGATATGCCGGtaatcaaaattttcttttcttttctgaacTTTTTATGATAATCAAATTGTAGGAAGATGTTCTTAAAAGGATTTATTTGCGTTACATTTCATTCCttgttatttcatttatttcatttcttctAGTTAAttgatttcttattatttagataaataaattatataagatatattttatgtaaatatcattatttgtaTCAGTCTGCAAATTTTTAGTGGTACCATAATccacgtaaaatttttctacaataAGACGCGaattagaaatagaaaaagcaATGTGTAATTTAGCACCTGTTATGGTCATGTTATTATCAAGCAATTCTTAACTTGTTCACAGAATAAAGTCGCAATCTTATCTATTCTTTTAATGATTAATACTTATCCTTTCAGTATATAAATTTACGATATTTACTAAGAAAGACAGTATATATTCACAGCTGTCACGgtaaggaaagaaaatatgtCCATTGATcctaaataaacatttttcgaaCGTGTTTAACAAACTTGATTTCAACTCTATTATCTACATTTGATTTAAAGACCCAATAGAGTGCTTTCTTTAATAAGTTTGAttggatattttatttcttcgaataagtagattatatatatatataggtttTATAATTGATTTCCACAAATTACTAgatcaattaaaataagacaAAGAATATTAAGTGTCATTGCAAAATacgattttacattttcaatattaagtTATGATATGCGTTATATTTACAGATGAGGTCCACGTTAGCGCTGTTCGCCGTGTTGGCCATTATTGGCCTGGGGCAAGCTCATGGATCACTGATTCAGGAATTGCCTGGCGAGGGTCCTCTCCATGACGATATTGTGGACATTTTAAAATTAGTCCcaacaaaaaaaattactaaaaTCGCTTTGGAGTATCTTGCGAAAGATCCCGAAGTGCAAGCTGCTTTTAGATACCTCACAACTACGACCATAATCAAAGACTTTTTGATAGATTTTGAAGCCATCCCGGAAGTGATCAATCTCCTTAATTATTTGCAAAGAGAAGGAGTTGATATTTATACCGTATTAAATAGCGTTAACAAGATTTTCGATATCGAAGAAATTGTGCCACCACCTGTCCCTTACGCGTACATTGCAGTCATGAAGAAAACTGGTGGACTCAAAGGATTGTTTAAAGACATCATGAAGCAGTTCAAATATGACGACTACATCACTATCTACGTAAAGAAGATGAAGACCTCTCCAGCCTTCGTCGGGTTCATCGACCAGCTCAAGTCCGACAACTTCCAGCAGGTCGTTAACAAGGTTTTCGAAATCAAGTCCTTCCAGACTATTCTAAATGGCCTGAAGAATAGCGGAGTGAACCTGCGGATCGTAGCGGACATTATGTTCATTGTTCTCGGTATCGATGTACCGAGCCAGCCAAGCTACGGTTTTGAACGTACGCTAGAAGAAGAGTTCTTTGACTTTTGGAAACTCATTTCGCTAGAAAagtttcttgaaataatattgaCGTATTTTGAAGGAGACCAAGAAGTACAGAACGCTATGCAGTTCATGTATACATCCGAATTCCACATCCTGGTACGTGCCGTCGAAGCTCTTAAGGAGCACCAAGCACTCGTAATGTACATGCACAAGGCTGGATTCAATATGgcaaaatatattcaatcaTTCCATGAGACTGTTGGCATGGAAGACTACGTGCCACCCAAAGAGATAGAGAACATTTTCAGATCAGAAATCGGAGTGCAGAAAGTCGGCGGTGGAATGAAAGCGATGCTCGAGGATCTTTCTACTATACTACCTTTGGCCGAGATCAACAATCTTCACCAGGAGAAACTACGTACTTCCAAAagcttttcttattttatcgaGATGCTGAAGGCCccgaaaatgcagaaaatcatTGTTAAGTTGACAAAGCAGGAGGCCTACAAGGAGCTTAACAGAAGATCTGAAGAGAAAGGATTGCTGCTCGAGGACCTGACGAAGTTTTTCTTCAGAACAATTGGCTTCAATTaatgtctgaaacatttgcGATGCGTTATTTGTATTGTTACACATTAATAGTAAAGTATAAGTGATAGTAAAATAAGATTTTGAAGCTTTTGCGCTAGTTACTACTATTAGTTTCGGTTGAAGTTTCCGGGTTAAAGCCGCATTTTTTTGCAGTTTAGGGTTTAAATCAAAATGCCCAAAAACGCGAATAGAAATCAGAactgataataaaacataagaattgaatcaaataattataataattagctATTTATggcataaaaataatgattttgttactttaatataaaccaataattttgtttgcttGTCAATACGAATGATGatataaagaaacaattttagtTTAAGTGCTAGAGGAACAAACATTTCTTACGTACTATTGATTCATATGAACTTTAATACAAGATTTCATATCCACTTGATATCTTTTTCCTTTAACTCTCTTTTTGTTCCatacatattttcattaaactaGCTTTACTAGTTTACGTTTCTGTCACATCACAAGTCTTGATACTGCTTATGTATTCATCGTAAATGTATCATATTTGTGATTAAAGTTATATCCAAAAATCGACTTATTCAATTTTCTAAGCTCATTAACAATATATGCAAAatgaataatgtatatataataaatatacataacaaATTAGAAAATACACTTACACATTTCGTTTGTTAATAATACTTGggataataataaacgtaatggaaagatattgcaaaatatttttatcggatTTGCTCTTTTAtctctatttttaaaaatcagcaaaatttttaatctttatataaatagcgacattttctcttttcatatatttaatttttaattaaagattttattgtaactttcaagctaaATGAGCAAGTAGAAAATCTTGATTGATTGACATACTTCTATGACTTATTGTGtgcgaaaaaaatatcaaactttTCAATCCTATTTTGGATTCTCCTCAGCGACTGATAGTCGTGATCATTATAACGTGATCACATACATAATCAATCGTAAAAGTACGCACCAATAATCGCGTCAACCAAGATTCAACTTGCCCATTTagtttaaaagttaatttttgtaaatcatATGTAATGtcgtgaattaatatttctctttataatAGATGAAcgattattcattaatatctaattaatatctaattaattttcaaagtcgcttatttattatatcacgcagattaaagaaagaaactttcaattaaattaaaaggtAGAAATATAATTCGACATGCATACTAGAAAAtttcgtatttattattttacacaagTGAAGTACACATTATTACAAGGCCGAAAATAGGAATTGATACATTTAACAATAAACAGAAATCTGCAGATTTttcagtaatatttaataatttctgtagAAGACAAAGTTAGAGGGAACGTCAATGTTGAGAATCTTCTTCAGCAAGTCCTTGATACGTTCAAGATCGACACCAGCTTTCTTAGCATGCTGCAAGAGCGTTTGGAATTTCTGGTTGGCATAGACCTTGTTGACGATGTTCTGGAAATTCTCAGACGACAGCTGAGCTATGAAATTACGGAACACCTCGGATTCTGCCAGTTTTTTCTTGTAAAGAGCCTTGATTTCTTCTACAGGAATCAAGGCCTCGATGTCCTTGAAGTATCCGTTGATCCCACCAGTGATCTGTTCGCCAATGCGGAAGGTTTCCGGAGCAGTGAGACGGGGCAGGCCGATGAAATCGTTTAGTATGTTCACCAAGTAGTAGATATCAACACCGGCATGATGAACATAGTCcatcaaagttttaatttCACGAAGAGCTTCGACATCTCTCACCAATTCCTTGAATTCTGCGGATTGTAGATACATAATCATTTTCTGGAACTCGACATCTTCAGACAAATATTGAAGGGTGACCCCGAGTATCTCTTCCTCCGGTATGATGTCCGCGAAATCCTGAAGTTCCTTTGCGAGCTCGCCTCTGCCGATATTCGGGATCTTGAATGCCGTAGACGCGGCCACGAGGGCAAACAGCACCAGCGCAGTTTTCATCTGCAAGAGTAAACGAGACTGGTTTTATCAattgtgttaaatttatttaaaagtaatatttttaaattcatcaAATGTAGCAATACAGCAAAttctttttatgatatttgtGATGTATTAACAAATTGTGATTTATTAGCAAATATTAGTACAATGTTCACTAATTCAGTATCGTATCAAGGgatttttaatgcagattatagcttataattaatataaaagaaaataatttcatttagctgtcaaataaaaaaatttcctaTGATATTGTATTTCTTAAATCTTGTTTACATGTATagtctaataataaaagtttgtaTTGTCAAAATATGTAGCTCGGACAATACTTACCGTTGGAATAGTGATATTGTGATACTTCCACTTGTGATTCAGGAAAGTGTGCTTTTGCAAGTCCTGCCGCCGgcttatatacacacacacggaATTAAGCTTTCTTTGTTTAATCCACGATGATAAGATTAAAGATAATGCGTGAGAGATTTGAAGTCAAGAAACACAGATTTTAACTTATATCTCTTTAAAAATCCACAGAGAAGAAATATAGATTACATATTTGCGCTTTAAATTGGTCTTTATGTATATTTGATAATTACAGTTACACGTACAGAATAATTATAGTGTAAACAACGTTAAACACAATATCGACTTCAAGATACCTCACATTTATGAAGCATTAAATTTCGAAAGTATCCAATTTCTCGCAATTTCCAAAGATAGATCGGTTTCGAGTTTGTTTAACGACAGAACTCATTGTTGCATTTTCGTTAGTGTGCCGAAAGTTGCGCCGAGAAAGACCATGAACACCATATGTTAAGAATGACTCGAAGCTCTCACATCTATCTGATAAATAAGAGGAGGTGATGTTGAAATACATAGCGCtaacttttaaaagaaaactAAGAGGTACCAGAATCGGTATTCGGGTTCTCGCTCCGGGACCGAAAAGAATACCTTCAGTCGCGGGATAGTTACGTGTAGCACGAAGGAAGTGAAATTCTGCAAAAGCGAAGCGGAAagatgaagaggaagaaacggGGGGATGAGAGGAGAGCATAGGAGCCGACGCGGGCGCTTctctaattaaaattgttacaatttaataaGCCTCGGAACTCACCATTGGCGCGTCGTAATGGGAAGTCGTGAGAAGAATAAGTGAGACAGAGCGAAACGGGCGAGAGGCTTCCAGGCGGGAATAAAGGGAGACCGGACGCTTAAACGAGCGTCTTGGGGGATGGTGGAGGTGAAGGAACTGCAGTAGGATTGAGAAAGGGAAAAGTGGAACGAGGTGAAGAAAACGGGGCGCGAGGAGGGGTGGGCGCTAAGGAGAAATCGTCTTCACGATCTCTTAACTTTTCTGCTCAATACTCATGAAGAGCGATCATGAAGCTGCACGCTACTACCTACTTGAATTATTggatataatttttgcaaatgtttAATGCAATTTTGTATTTCCGTTTGTTTTCTGGTGCTCCCTCTTTTCTCttgtttctttatcttttatatccagaatgtaaatttatttggaTTAAGGTTAGAAAAGAACGATAAAGAACGATAAAAactaatgtttatttaaataattattaattgatataatctttatttataatattataaaagtattttggTATACAGATATAAAGAAT encodes the following:
- the LOC105288149 gene encoding uncharacterized protein LOC105288149, coding for MKTALVLFALVAASTAFKIPNIGRGELAKELQDFADIIPEEEILGVTLQYLSEDVEFQKMIMYLQSAEFKELVRDVEALREIKTLMDYVHHAGVDIYYLVNILNDFIGLPRLTAPETFRIGEQITGGINGYFKDIEALIPVEEIKALYKKKLAESEVFRNFIAQLSSENFQNIVNKVYANQKFQTLLQHAKKAGVDLERIKDLLKKILNIDVPSNFVFYRNY
- the LOC109611581 gene encoding uncharacterized protein LOC109611581, which translates into the protein MYGNYSQMSKHNTSIAVTMKLSLALFAILAVIGLGQAHQFPDFGSGSLHEDLQDFLDLIPARRVARVFNYYLKHDPEIQDAVKHLQTSTLIKNFITEFQTIPEVLNLFNYLQKEGVKIYEVVNNINRIFGIKELEPPEMSLFDMPMPYRRTGGIRGFFREIKQLFNYDVFITTYAQKIKSSPAFVDFINQIKSDNFQQIVNKVYKIKSFQIILNGLKHSGVKVHIIADILLVVFGITVPNTPQERTLIEEFQDFYDLLPMEKFLEVMITYMNEDEQVRNAFLYMFTTEFHDLLRAVEALDEFKALVVYMQQSGLDMINGLKEFHKAIGMEDYIPPEIESLIDSSIGGLKIGDGMQGMLKDLYDLLPLDKIDVLYRLKLRTSKVFSEFIARMKSPELQIIVTKLYVNETYKNFIVQTREKGLDLHGLTKLANRIFGIKFPY
- the LOC105288125 gene encoding uncharacterized protein LOC105288125; protein product: MRSTLALFAVLAIIGLGQAHGSLIQELPGEGPLHDDIVDILKLVPTKKITKIALEYLAKDPEVQAAFRYLTTTTIIKDFLIDFEAIPEVINLLNYLQREGVDIYTVLNSVNKIFDIEEIVPPPVPYAYIAVMKKTGGLKGLFKDIMKQFKYDDYITIYVKKMKTSPAFVGFIDQLKSDNFQQVVNKVFEIKSFQTILNGLKNSGVNLRIVADIMFIVLGIDVPSQPSYGFERTLEEEFFDFWKLISLEKFLEIILTYFEGDQEVQNAMQFMYTSEFHILVRAVEALKEHQALVMYMHKAGFNMAKYIQSFHETVGMEDYVPPKEIENIFRSEIGVQKVGGGMKAMLEDLSTILPLAEINNLHQEKLRTSKSFSYFIEMLKAPKMQKIIVKLTKQEAYKELNRRSEEKGLLLEDLTKFFFRTIGFN